The following are from one region of the Jatrophihabitans telluris genome:
- the ppgK gene encoding polyphosphate--glucose phosphotransferase produces MTAPVSTGPNTNVDAAFGIDIGGSGIKGAIVDTRTGELKTQRVRIPTPVPSTPDNVAEVVLELVTRAKWDGLVGATFPAIIKNGVARSAANVDPSWIGTDVDAAFTKATGRDVTVLNDADAAGLAEVRFGAARDVAGVVILLTFGTGIGSGIFLNGQLVPNSELGHLELDGHDAEDRAAASVKDKQKMSYKQWAKRVQRYMSHVEALFSPDLFIVGGGVSKDADRWVPLLELQTPIRPAQLLNNAGIVGAAMAAAER; encoded by the coding sequence ATGACCGCGCCAGTGTCAACCGGCCCGAACACCAACGTCGACGCCGCATTCGGAATCGACATCGGCGGTAGCGGGATCAAGGGCGCCATCGTCGACACCCGCACCGGCGAACTCAAGACGCAGCGGGTACGGATCCCCACGCCCGTGCCGTCCACCCCGGACAACGTTGCCGAGGTCGTGCTGGAGCTGGTGACCCGTGCAAAGTGGGACGGCCTGGTCGGGGCGACCTTCCCGGCCATCATCAAGAACGGCGTCGCGCGATCGGCGGCCAACGTGGATCCGTCCTGGATCGGTACCGACGTCGACGCCGCGTTCACGAAAGCCACCGGCCGCGACGTGACGGTGCTCAACGATGCCGACGCGGCCGGGCTGGCCGAGGTGCGCTTCGGTGCCGCCCGGGACGTCGCCGGTGTCGTGATCCTGCTGACCTTCGGCACCGGTATCGGCAGCGGCATCTTCCTCAACGGCCAGCTGGTGCCCAACTCAGAACTCGGTCACCTCGAACTCGATGGACACGACGCCGAGGATCGTGCCGCGGCATCGGTCAAGGACAAGCAGAAGATGTCCTACAAGCAGTGGGCCAAACGGGTTCAGCGCTACATGTCTCACGTCGAGGCGCTGTTCAGCCCCGACCTGTTCATCGTCGGTGGCGGGGTCAGCAAGGACGCCGACCGGTGGGTCCCGCTGCTGGAGCTGCAAACGCCGATCCGACCGGCTCAGCTGCTCAACAACGCCGGCATCGTCGGTGCCGCGATGGCGGCGGCCGAGCGCTGA
- a CDS encoding RNA polymerase sigma factor codes for MVPSESAEQLRVSAAATARKTVTKPVPAKRAPAKKAAAKAAGGAVKKAPAKAGGATADDAAVDVAAEEVEDVPADIELEEVPVDTEADAETEAAEEPAEGEAAEFTWDEEESEALRQARKDAEMTASADSVRAYLKQIGKVALLNAEEEVDLAKRIEAGLYGAERLRQLDEAGEKLPLQQRRDLNWIVRDGERAKNHLLEANLRLVVSLAKRYTGRGMAFLDLIQEGNLGLIRAVEKFDYTKGYKFSTYATWWIRQAITRAMADQARTIRIPVHMVEVINKLGRIQRELLQDLGREPTPEELAKEMDITPDKVLEIQQYAREPISLDQTIGDEGDSQLGDFIEDSEAVVAVDAVSFTLLQDQLQSVLHTLSEREAGVVKLRFGLTDGQPRTLDEIGQVYGVTRERIRQIESKTMSKLRHPSRSQVLRDYLD; via the coding sequence GTGGTTCCCAGCGAATCAGCCGAGCAGCTTCGCGTCAGCGCAGCGGCTACGGCACGAAAGACCGTCACCAAGCCGGTACCGGCAAAACGAGCCCCGGCGAAGAAGGCCGCCGCGAAGGCAGCGGGCGGTGCCGTAAAGAAGGCACCCGCCAAGGCGGGCGGAGCCACCGCCGATGACGCCGCGGTGGACGTCGCCGCCGAAGAGGTCGAGGACGTACCCGCCGACATCGAGCTCGAGGAGGTCCCGGTAGACACCGAGGCCGACGCCGAAACCGAGGCCGCGGAGGAACCAGCGGAGGGCGAGGCGGCCGAGTTCACCTGGGACGAGGAAGAGTCCGAGGCGCTGCGACAGGCACGCAAGGACGCTGAGATGACCGCGTCCGCGGATTCGGTTCGCGCCTACTTGAAGCAGATCGGCAAGGTCGCGCTGCTCAACGCTGAGGAGGAGGTAGACCTCGCCAAGCGCATCGAAGCCGGTCTGTACGGGGCGGAGCGGCTCCGGCAGCTGGACGAGGCCGGCGAGAAGCTGCCTCTGCAGCAGCGGCGTGACCTGAACTGGATCGTGCGTGACGGCGAGCGGGCCAAGAACCATCTGCTGGAGGCCAACCTTCGGCTGGTCGTATCGCTGGCCAAGCGCTACACCGGGCGCGGCATGGCCTTCCTGGATCTCATCCAGGAAGGCAACCTGGGCCTGATCCGCGCGGTCGAGAAGTTCGATTACACCAAGGGCTACAAGTTCTCGACCTACGCGACCTGGTGGATCCGCCAAGCCATCACTCGTGCCATGGCTGATCAGGCCCGCACGATCCGCATCCCGGTGCACATGGTCGAGGTCATCAACAAGCTCGGCCGGATTCAGCGTGAGCTGCTACAGGACCTCGGCCGCGAGCCGACGCCTGAGGAACTCGCCAAGGAAATGGACATCACTCCGGACAAGGTGCTGGAAATCCAGCAGTACGCCCGGGAACCGATCTCGCTCGACCAGACCATCGGCGACGAGGGCGACAGCCAACTCGGTGACTTCATCGAGGACTCCGAAGCGGTCGTCGCCGTGGACGCCGTTTCGTTCACTTTGCTCCAGGACCAGCTCCAGTCGGTACTGCACACGTTGTCCGAGCGAGAGGCGGGCGTGGTCAAGTTGCGCTTCGGCTTGACCGACGGCCAGCCCAGGACGCTCGACGAGATCGGTCAGGTGTACGGCGTCACCCGCGAGCGGATCCGTCAGATCGAATCCAAGACGATGTCGAAACTCCGCCACCCCTCGCGATCGCAGGTGTTGCGGGACTATCTGGACTGA
- a CDS encoding SDR family oxidoreductase: MPTGRFEGKVALITGASRGIGLAVAHRMVAEGARVCITARKLDALQSAATELGGPERAIFASGSGDDREHQAEAVARTVEAFGSLDVLVNNTGINPAFGPLLGLDEGVARKIFEVNVLSALSWVKLAHQAWMGEHGGSVVNVASVAGLGPAPGIAFYGVTKAALIALTKQLSFELAPGIRVNAVAPAVVKTRFAEALYADDEEAAAAGYLLKRLGEPEDIAAAVSYLASDDAAWTTGQTLVVDGGMLGSL; the protein is encoded by the coding sequence ATGCCCACCGGACGTTTCGAGGGCAAGGTCGCGTTGATCACCGGAGCCAGCCGCGGTATCGGGTTGGCCGTGGCCCATCGGATGGTCGCCGAGGGCGCCCGGGTCTGCATCACGGCGCGCAAGCTCGACGCCCTGCAATCGGCGGCGACCGAACTCGGCGGCCCCGAACGCGCGATCTTCGCCTCCGGCTCGGGCGATGACCGGGAACACCAGGCCGAGGCGGTCGCGCGGACCGTCGAGGCCTTCGGCAGTCTCGACGTGCTGGTCAACAACACCGGGATCAATCCGGCGTTCGGGCCGCTGCTCGGCCTGGATGAGGGCGTGGCGCGCAAGATCTTCGAGGTGAACGTGCTCTCGGCGCTGAGCTGGGTGAAACTGGCTCATCAGGCTTGGATGGGCGAACACGGCGGGTCGGTGGTGAACGTCGCATCCGTGGCCGGTCTGGGCCCGGCGCCCGGTATCGCCTTCTACGGGGTGACGAAGGCCGCGCTCATCGCCCTCACCAAGCAGCTGTCCTTCGAGCTGGCGCCTGGTATCCGGGTCAACGCGGTCGCGCCCGCGGTCGTCAAGACCCGCTTCGCCGAAGCGCTGTACGCCGACGACGAGGAGGCCGCCGCGGCCGGGTATCTGCTCAAGCGGCTCGGTGAGCCCGAAGACATTGCGGCCGCGGTGTCCTATCTGGCCTCCGACGACGCCGCGTGGACGACCGGTCAGACGCTGGTTGTCGATGGAGGCATGCTCGGCTCGCTGTGA
- a CDS encoding trimeric intracellular cation channel family protein yields the protein MSAATTQLVLDLVGVFVFALSGGLAAVRARLDLFGVVVVASVTALGGGIVRDTLLAQNPPYSLRHWPYLVVPVVASVVVFRFHPQVARARALVLLLDAAGLGLFTVTATQKSLAVGLGWAGASMIGVITGIGGGVIRDVLLRQIPVVLQREIYAVAALVGAGLVCLGHALGQLHAPWLIATAVVVFGIRVVALRRHWSAPTARNLEDQAGT from the coding sequence GTGAGTGCTGCCACCACCCAACTCGTGCTGGATCTCGTCGGCGTCTTCGTCTTCGCACTGTCCGGAGGCCTGGCCGCGGTACGAGCACGTCTGGACCTGTTCGGGGTCGTCGTCGTCGCCTCCGTCACAGCGTTGGGCGGCGGGATCGTCCGAGACACCCTGCTGGCCCAGAATCCTCCGTACTCGCTGCGTCATTGGCCCTACCTCGTCGTTCCCGTCGTGGCATCGGTGGTCGTATTTCGCTTCCACCCCCAAGTCGCGCGAGCCCGCGCGCTGGTGTTGCTGCTCGACGCGGCCGGGCTGGGTCTGTTCACGGTCACGGCGACCCAGAAGTCGTTGGCCGTCGGCCTGGGCTGGGCGGGGGCCAGCATGATCGGCGTGATCACCGGAATCGGCGGAGGCGTCATCCGCGATGTCCTCCTGCGCCAGATTCCGGTGGTGCTCCAGCGAGAGATCTACGCGGTTGCGGCCCTGGTCGGCGCCGGACTGGTCTGCCTGGGCCACGCGCTGGGCCAGCTGCATGCCCCCTGGCTCATTGCCACCGCTGTCGTCGTGTTCGGCATCCGGGTGGTCGCGTTGCGCCGGCACTGGTCCGCCCCGACAGCCCGCAATCTGGAGGATCAGGCGGGGACGTGA
- a CDS encoding inositol monophosphatase family protein → MNESSGPAPIMAEELRRIAVRLATKAGELVLAQRRAGFAVTTKSSATDVVTDVDRNSEQFLRAELARLRPGDAVLGEETGEVSGTDTGVRWVVDPIDGTVNFLLGLPQYAISIAAQIEGRTVAGCVHNPVSGDTFHAQLGGGAWLGHDRLSGPRSVPLAQAVVATGFGYDADYRARQGEIVGRLLGEIGNLRRLGSAALDLCALAAGWVDLYFEGPLGEWDFAAGLLIATEAGVSTSGLDGHPAGADFVAAGHPDAAPEFFAALQRLGAGTAARTFAGQRSGAL, encoded by the coding sequence TTGAACGAATCGAGCGGGCCGGCCCCGATCATGGCCGAGGAATTGCGGCGAATCGCGGTTCGGCTGGCGACCAAAGCCGGGGAGTTGGTGCTCGCGCAGCGTCGGGCAGGCTTCGCGGTGACGACGAAATCCTCCGCGACCGACGTCGTCACCGACGTCGATCGCAACAGCGAGCAGTTCCTGCGGGCCGAACTGGCGCGCCTGCGTCCGGGCGACGCGGTGCTGGGGGAGGAGACCGGCGAGGTCAGCGGTACCGACACCGGAGTGCGCTGGGTGGTCGACCCGATCGACGGCACCGTCAACTTCCTGCTCGGCCTTCCGCAGTACGCGATCTCGATCGCGGCGCAGATCGAGGGCCGCACCGTCGCAGGCTGCGTGCACAACCCGGTCAGCGGCGACACCTTTCACGCCCAGTTGGGCGGCGGCGCGTGGCTGGGTCACGATCGGCTGAGCGGACCGCGCTCCGTCCCACTCGCGCAGGCCGTCGTCGCCACCGGATTCGGCTACGACGCCGACTACCGGGCGCGTCAGGGGGAGATCGTGGGCCGATTACTGGGCGAGATCGGCAACCTACGGCGACTGGGCTCGGCGGCCCTGGATCTGTGCGCTCTCGCGGCCGGATGGGTGGACCTCTATTTCGAGGGCCCGTTGGGTGAGTGGGACTTCGCGGCAGGTCTTCTCATCGCGACGGAGGCCGGGGTCAGCACCTCTGGCTTGGACGGTCACCCGGCCGGCGCGGATTTCGTCGCGGCCGGACATCCCGACGCAGCGCCGGAGTTCTTCGCTGCCCTGCAGCGACTCGGGGCGGGGACGGCGGCGCGAACCTTCGCCGGGCAGCGCTCGGGAGCGCTCTAG
- a CDS encoding DUF3093 domain-containing protein, giving the protein MTGVAEPRYRERLTTPWWWYLGALGVGILLGAEIGIVLPGGWVLVPFFVVTLLGAAVVYRLGSGTVQVVGQELTAGDRQLDLSRVDRLVPLSVTELRRVVGRHADPAAYTFIRSWVGPGLQLIMRDPSDTTPYWVVSTRHPDRLIAVLTAV; this is encoded by the coding sequence ATGACCGGCGTTGCTGAGCCCCGGTACCGCGAGCGGTTGACGACGCCGTGGTGGTGGTACCTCGGCGCCCTGGGCGTAGGCATCCTGCTGGGGGCCGAGATCGGGATCGTGCTTCCCGGCGGGTGGGTGCTGGTGCCCTTCTTCGTCGTCACGCTCCTCGGCGCAGCGGTTGTCTACCGACTGGGCAGCGGAACCGTGCAGGTGGTCGGGCAGGAGCTGACGGCCGGCGACCGCCAGCTCGATCTCAGCCGCGTCGACCGTCTCGTCCCCTTGTCGGTGACCGAGCTGCGTCGAGTCGTCGGGCGGCACGCCGATCCGGCCGCCTACACGTTCATCCGCTCGTGGGTCGGTCCGGGGCTGCAATTGATCATGCGTGATCCTTCCGACACGACGCCCTACTGGGTCGTCAGCACCCGCCATCCTGATCGTCTGATCGCGGTGCTGACCGCCGTGTGA
- the dut gene encoding dUTP diphosphatase: protein MRDSRTQGRSDHRTRVAFCAVSSAPVTVEVRRLDPGLPVPVYARPGDAGADLQTTVDLILAPGERALVPTGIAVAIPQGYAGFVHPRSGLAIRAGLGLVNAPGTIDSGYRGEIKVIVVNHDRETPIVLKRGDRVAQLVIQRVELARFVEVHALDETERGTGGHGSTGGSELLADGRVPDAERTHAPTDQLSTSTGRGEER from the coding sequence ATGCGGGATTCGAGGACGCAGGGACGGTCGGATCACCGGACGAGGGTAGCCTTCTGCGCTGTGAGCTCAGCACCGGTGACCGTGGAGGTCCGCCGCCTCGATCCCGGCCTACCGGTCCCGGTGTACGCCCGTCCAGGCGATGCCGGCGCCGATCTGCAGACCACGGTCGACCTGATCCTGGCGCCCGGCGAACGGGCGCTGGTTCCGACCGGAATCGCGGTGGCCATCCCGCAGGGCTACGCGGGTTTCGTACACCCCCGCTCGGGCCTGGCTATCCGCGCCGGGCTCGGCCTGGTCAACGCACCGGGCACCATCGATTCGGGTTACCGTGGCGAGATCAAGGTCATCGTGGTCAATCACGACCGGGAAACCCCGATCGTCCTCAAGCGCGGTGACCGAGTTGCCCAGTTGGTCATCCAGCGGGTGGAGCTCGCGCGGTTCGTCGAGGTCCACGCGCTCGACGAGACCGAACGGGGCACGGGCGGCCACGGATCAACCGGCGGTTCGGAACTACTTGCCGACGGCCGTGTCCCCGACGCCGAACGCACGCACGCCCCAACTGATCAGCTGAGCACCAGCACCGGACGAGGAGAAGAGCGGTAA
- a CDS encoding LytR C-terminal domain-containing protein, whose product MAFLIALTVLTAIVWWRVLHRADSTTTTTASKTTQSCTSTGAKITLPAPGSVALNILNGADKTGLAATVQSQLSARGFNQVQTGNAKSTVSSVGEIHYATATRGAAVLLSYYFPGAKLVKVAGRTSTAVDVILGKKFSSLAPASSVTSAEAAAAKRC is encoded by the coding sequence GTGGCATTCCTGATCGCGTTGACCGTTCTGACGGCCATTGTGTGGTGGCGAGTCCTCCACCGAGCCGACAGCACGACCACCACGACGGCTTCCAAGACCACCCAATCGTGTACCTCTACTGGGGCGAAGATCACACTCCCGGCTCCGGGATCGGTGGCCCTGAACATCCTCAACGGCGCCGACAAGACCGGGTTGGCCGCGACCGTGCAGTCCCAGCTCAGCGCGCGCGGCTTCAACCAGGTCCAGACCGGTAACGCCAAGTCGACCGTCAGCAGCGTGGGCGAAATTCACTACGCCACCGCTACACGCGGTGCGGCGGTGTTGCTCAGCTATTACTTCCCGGGTGCCAAGCTCGTGAAGGTCGCCGGACGAACCAGCACCGCGGTGGACGTCATCCTCGGCAAGAAGTTCAGCTCGCTCGCCCCCGCCTCGTCCGTCACCAGCGCCGAGGCTGCCGCCGCTAAGCGCTGCTAG
- a CDS encoding DEAD/DEAH box helicase encodes MSQRRSSGTRLRLWQREALAKYETEPRKDFLVTATPGAGKTTFALSLAVRLFERRIIDRLVVVAPTDHLRTQWAEAAEAVGVALDPTLSNAVGPVPADLHGYVTTYAQVAGKPTLHAARATAKRTLVIFDEIHHAGDGLSWGEAVADAFDNVTRRLSLTGTPFRTNTSERIPFVRYEPDGKGGLVSTADYSYGYRDALSDHVVRPVVFAAYTGVSRWRNSAGEVIAASLTEAGTKSTEQAAWRTALDPKGDWVPHVIAAMDERLTQLRGAGMPDAAGIVLASDQDDARAYARIVEQVTGEKPYLILSDDPKASAKIGQFGEGGARIAVCVRMVSEGVDVPRAACLAWLTSYRTPLFFAQAVGRVVRARGRHESATVFLPAVRPLLALAAELEEERNHVLPPPSSSPDDLALVDELDGDEAEQASDELLEWEALDAEAQFAHVLHSGRAVTAADHRPLDDEDSDFLGLPGLLSPEQTAALLSQRDVEHRKRAVRARQQDSLFDAAAGSSAAVPGAGSDGSSALAGGGVGWRATAELRREVNRLVAVLSARSGTPHGAVHAKLRAAVPGPASASASAEVLEARREHLMRLL; translated from the coding sequence ATGTCTCAACGCCGCAGCAGTGGCACGCGTTTGCGATTGTGGCAGCGCGAGGCCCTGGCCAAGTACGAAACCGAGCCCCGCAAGGACTTCCTCGTCACGGCCACCCCGGGTGCGGGCAAAACAACCTTCGCGCTCAGCCTTGCGGTTCGGCTCTTCGAGCGCCGGATCATCGACCGCCTGGTCGTGGTCGCGCCGACCGATCACCTCCGTACGCAATGGGCCGAGGCGGCCGAAGCCGTCGGCGTCGCGCTCGACCCCACGTTGAGCAATGCGGTCGGGCCCGTACCGGCGGACCTGCACGGTTACGTGACGACCTATGCCCAGGTTGCGGGAAAGCCCACGCTGCACGCGGCGCGCGCCACCGCCAAGCGAACCCTGGTCATCTTCGACGAGATCCACCACGCCGGTGACGGGCTGTCCTGGGGGGAGGCGGTGGCCGATGCGTTCGACAATGTCACGCGTCGGCTGTCCCTGACAGGAACACCGTTTCGCACGAACACCTCCGAACGCATCCCGTTCGTACGCTATGAACCGGACGGTAAGGGTGGGCTGGTCTCGACCGCCGACTACAGCTACGGCTACCGCGACGCCCTGTCCGACCACGTCGTACGACCGGTCGTCTTCGCGGCCTACACCGGGGTGTCGCGCTGGCGCAACAGCGCGGGCGAGGTCATCGCCGCCTCGCTGACGGAGGCGGGGACGAAGTCCACCGAGCAGGCCGCCTGGCGCACCGCCCTGGACCCGAAGGGCGACTGGGTCCCACACGTCATCGCGGCCATGGACGAGCGGCTGACGCAGTTGCGCGGAGCGGGCATGCCCGACGCGGCCGGCATCGTTCTCGCCAGCGACCAGGACGACGCCCGGGCCTACGCCCGGATCGTCGAGCAGGTCACCGGCGAGAAGCCGTACCTGATCCTGTCCGATGACCCCAAGGCCAGCGCCAAGATCGGCCAGTTCGGCGAGGGGGGCGCCCGGATCGCAGTCTGTGTGCGAATGGTCTCCGAGGGTGTGGACGTTCCCCGCGCGGCCTGCCTGGCCTGGCTGACGAGTTACCGGACCCCGCTGTTCTTCGCGCAGGCCGTCGGGCGTGTCGTGCGCGCGCGAGGACGGCACGAGTCCGCCACGGTGTTCCTGCCCGCCGTGCGGCCGCTGCTCGCACTGGCCGCCGAACTGGAGGAGGAGCGGAACCACGTTCTTCCGCCGCCGTCGTCCTCGCCGGACGATCTGGCCCTCGTCGACGAACTGGACGGTGATGAGGCCGAGCAGGCCTCGGACGAGCTGCTGGAGTGGGAGGCGCTCGATGCCGAGGCGCAATTCGCCCACGTACTGCACTCGGGCCGGGCGGTAACCGCGGCCGATCATCGACCTCTGGACGACGAGGACAGCGATTTCCTCGGGCTTCCAGGCCTGCTCTCACCGGAACAGACGGCCGCGCTGCTGTCCCAGCGCGACGTAGAGCATCGCAAACGGGCGGTCAGGGCCCGACAGCAGGACTCGCTGTTCGACGCGGCCGCAGGTAGTTCAGCGGCAGTGCCGGGGGCGGGCAGTGACGGTTCGAGCGCGTTGGCCGGAGGCGGCGTCGGCTGGCGGGCGACCGCCGAGCTGCGACGGGAGGTCAACCGCCTGGTAGCGGTCCTTTCGGCCCGCAGCGGCACTCCACACGGAGCCGTTCACGCCAAGCTGCGGGCCGCGGTTCCCGGCCCGGCGTCGGCCTCGGCCTCGGCCGAGGTCCTGGAGGCCCGCCGCGAGCACCTCATGCGCCTGCTCTGA
- a CDS encoding DUF3159 domain-containing protein — translation MTSPEGFREQTRQQLLNSFGGWSGTVVAAVPPIVFVIANALWGLRTAIIAAVAAGLIVASYRLIRREPVQHALMGLFSVAVAAGIAAYLGQARGFFLLGIAGSIVYAAIFAVSLLARRPLVGILWEFLEPSPLPEATPWYRVPGLRRAYDLASLAALAMFAARGAVQLSLFRDNKTGLLAVARLAMGYPLYVAVLAYAFWVGRRARHRLGDADTQQLSPPPAEPPRPASGGADGLANGGLGLGQGNEE, via the coding sequence TTGACCTCGCCGGAGGGTTTTCGCGAACAGACCCGCCAACAGCTGCTGAATTCCTTCGGCGGCTGGTCGGGCACGGTGGTCGCGGCGGTCCCGCCCATCGTCTTCGTCATCGCCAACGCCCTGTGGGGGCTGCGCACCGCGATCATCGCCGCCGTGGCCGCGGGGTTGATCGTCGCCTCGTACCGGCTGATCCGGCGGGAACCGGTGCAGCACGCGTTGATGGGCCTGTTCAGTGTGGCGGTCGCCGCCGGTATCGCCGCCTACCTCGGCCAGGCGCGTGGCTTCTTCCTGCTGGGAATCGCCGGTTCGATCGTCTACGCCGCGATCTTCGCCGTCTCGCTGCTCGCGCGTCGTCCCTTGGTCGGCATCTTGTGGGAATTCCTCGAGCCGAGTCCGCTCCCGGAGGCAACACCCTGGTACCGGGTGCCCGGGCTGCGCCGCGCCTACGACCTCGCCAGCCTGGCGGCACTGGCCATGTTCGCTGCTCGCGGTGCGGTCCAGCTCAGTCTCTTCCGCGACAACAAGACGGGTCTGCTCGCCGTGGCCCGGTTGGCCATGGGGTACCCGCTCTACGTTGCCGTGCTCGCGTACGCCTTCTGGGTGGGACGGCGAGCACGCCACCGACTGGGCGATGCCGACACTCAACAGCTCAGCCCGCCCCCGGCGGAGCCGCCGAGACCGGCCTCAGGCGGCGCAGACGGCCTTGCGAATGGCGGGCTCGGCCTCGGGCAGGGCAACGAAGAGTAG
- a CDS encoding DUF3710 domain-containing protein has translation MAPRRKEKRTERSKLDATPPWDTKRHTEIPETTGPFDVRDDPADDVERVDLGALRVPVNGGLEVRLDVDEQGAVAAVNLVSETGQMQLGVFAAPRNEGIWAEVRTEIKASISAEGGTVNEQDGEFGAELSGKLPAPQGYTPVRFLGVDGPRWFLRGMLVGTPAAEEAAAEQFLSVFRSLVVVRGNEPLPVRDPVPLRLPADAAAQIAAAAAEQAPQD, from the coding sequence ATGGCGCCACGGCGCAAGGAGAAGCGGACGGAGCGTTCGAAGCTGGACGCCACGCCGCCGTGGGACACCAAGCGACACACCGAGATCCCGGAGACGACCGGACCCTTCGACGTGCGCGACGATCCGGCCGACGATGTCGAGCGAGTGGATCTCGGTGCGCTTCGCGTGCCGGTCAACGGCGGCCTCGAGGTCCGGCTGGACGTCGATGAACAGGGCGCGGTGGCCGCGGTCAACCTGGTGAGCGAGACCGGCCAGATGCAGCTCGGTGTGTTCGCGGCCCCACGCAATGAAGGCATCTGGGCCGAGGTCCGCACCGAGATCAAGGCGTCGATCTCCGCAGAGGGCGGAACGGTCAACGAACAGGACGGAGAGTTCGGGGCCGAGCTCTCGGGCAAGCTCCCGGCTCCTCAGGGCTACACCCCCGTCCGTTTCCTCGGGGTGGACGGGCCCCGCTGGTTCCTGCGCGGCATGCTGGTCGGCACACCGGCGGCCGAGGAGGCCGCGGCCGAACAGTTCCTGAGCGTCTTCCGCAGTCTGGTTGTCGTCCGCGGCAACGAACCCCTGCCGGTGCGCGATCCCGTGCCGTTGAGACTGCCCGCCGACGCGGCCGCCCAGATCGCGGCGGCCGCGGCCGAGCAAGCCCCGCAGGACTGA
- a CDS encoding DUF7455 domain-containing protein, which produces MTSTLTAETLTAVDRCDRCGAQAYVRVTLPAGGELLFCAHHGREYTPKLRELDADIVDEYSKLDDQQPTPAATAGIES; this is translated from the coding sequence GTGACAAGCACCTTGACCGCCGAAACCCTGACCGCAGTGGACCGCTGCGACCGGTGTGGCGCGCAGGCCTACGTGCGCGTCACCCTCCCGGCCGGTGGCGAGCTCCTGTTCTGCGCCCACCACGGCCGCGAGTACACGCCGAAGCTCCGCGAACTCGACGCCGACATCGTCGACGAGTACAGCAAGCTGGACGATCAGCAGCCCACCCCGGCTGCGACCGCCGGCATCGAGTCCTGA
- a CDS encoding potassium channel family protein produces MKIAIAGAGAVGRSIARELLANGHHVLLIDKDERKVRYERIPDAEWLLADACEVSSLEDAHLDEFEVVIGATGDDKVNLVVSLLAKTEFSIRRVVARINHPANEWLFTEAWGVDVAVSTPRVLAALVEEAVSVGDVVRLFSLREGQANLIEVTLPIGAPCAGLPLGDLDLPLDAALVAIVRGSRVITPTPDEPLEPGDELLFVALPEAEPAIRKAVCAA; encoded by the coding sequence ATGAAGATCGCAATAGCCGGTGCCGGCGCCGTCGGCCGGTCCATCGCGCGGGAACTGCTGGCCAACGGCCACCATGTGCTGTTGATCGACAAGGACGAGCGGAAGGTGCGCTACGAGCGCATCCCGGACGCGGAGTGGCTGCTCGCCGACGCCTGCGAGGTCTCGAGCCTGGAAGACGCCCATCTGGACGAGTTCGAGGTGGTGATCGGTGCGACCGGTGACGACAAGGTCAACCTGGTCGTGTCGCTGCTCGCCAAGACGGAGTTCTCCATTCGCCGCGTCGTCGCCCGCATCAATCACCCCGCCAACGAATGGCTGTTCACCGAAGCCTGGGGCGTGGACGTCGCGGTGTCCACGCCGCGGGTGCTGGCGGCGCTCGTCGAGGAGGCCGTGTCGGTGGGCGACGTGGTGCGGCTGTTCAGTCTGCGCGAGGGTCAGGCCAACCTCATCGAGGTGACCCTGCCCATCGGGGCACCGTGCGCGGGCTTGCCGCTGGGCGATCTCGACCTGCCGCTGGATGCTGCGTTGGTCGCGATCGTCCGCGGGTCCCGGGTCATCACGCCTACGCCGGACGAGCCGCTCGAGCCGGGCGACGAGCTACTCTTCGTTGCCCTGCCCGAGGCCGAGCCCGCCATTCGCAAGGCCGTCTGCGCCGCCTGA
- a CDS encoding DUF4193 domain-containing protein codes for MATDYDAPRRGEVDELNEDSLEELKARRAEAQSGSIDVDETDLAESLELPGADLSSVSGEELTVRVLPKQDDEFTCSSCFLVHHRSRLAREKNGQLICRDCA; via the coding sequence GTGGCCACCGATTATGACGCCCCACGCCGGGGCGAAGTTGACGAACTCAACGAAGACTCCCTGGAGGAGTTGAAGGCCCGACGCGCAGAGGCGCAGTCGGGTTCCATCGATGTCGACGAGACCGACCTCGCCGAATCGCTCGAGCTGCCTGGCGCAGACCTGTCGAGCGTGTCCGGCGAGGAACTGACGGTCCGGGTTCTACCCAAGCAGGATGACGAGTTCACCTGCTCCAGCTGCTTCCTCGTGCACCATCGGAGCCGGCTGGCCCGGGAGAAGAACGGACAACTGATCTGCCGCGATTGCGCCTGA